The following DNA comes from Burkholderia sp. HI2500.
GCGGCACATCTTCTACGTCGGCGGCGTGGGGCCGCTGCTGCTCGTGCCGCTGCTCGTGTGGTTCCTGCCGGAATCGCGTGCGTATCTCGACGTCGCCGGCACGCCGGCCGCGCGCACCAGCGTCGCACGCACGCTGTTCGGCGACGGCCGCACCACATCGACGGTCGCGCTGTGGGTCAGCTACTTCTGCACGCTGATCGTCCTGTACTTCCTGCTGAACTGGCTGCCGTCGCTGATGGCCTCGCGCGGGCTCGATCGCGCACACGTCGGCCTCGTGCAGATCGCGTTCAACGTCGGCGCGGGGCTCGGCGCGCTCGGCATCGGTGCGGCACTCGACCGGATGCGCGCGTCGCGCGTGGTCGGCGGCATGTACGTGGGGATCGTGCTGTCGCTCGCCGCGCTCGCGGCGGCGCCCGGTTTCGCGTCGCTCGCGGCCGCCGCGTTCGCGGCCGGGATGTTCGTCGTCGGCGGGCAGTCGGTGCTGTATGCGCTCGCGGCGATCTACTACCCGACCGCGATGCGCGGCACGGGTGTCGGCGCGGCGGTGGCAGTCGGCCGGCTCGGTTCCGTCGTCGGGCCGCTCGCGGCCGCGACGCTGCTGGCCGCCGGCCGCAGCGCGCCGGTCGTGATCGGCGCGAGCATTCCCGTCACGCTCGTCGCGGCCTTCGCTGCATTCGTGCTGATTCGCCGCCCGCAAGCCGGCGACTGATGGTTCGTTTTTTCAATGCGCGCCGTCAGAGCGCGCTTACTCAAGGTCTGGAGACGCAACGATGAAGACGAAGACAAGGAACGGCCTGCTGGCCGCCGGAGCGTGCTGCGCATTTGCCGCGCCGGTCGCGCATGCGCAGTCGAGCGTGACGCTGTACGGGATCATCGATACGGGCGTCGAATACGTGTCGCACGCGAACGCGGCAGGCGACCACGTCGTGCGGATGCCGGGCGTGACGGGCGAGCTGCCGTCGCGCTGGGGGCTGCGCGGCACCGAGGATCTCGGCGGCGGCTATCAGGCGGTGTTCACGCTCGAAAGCGGCTTCAACGTGCGCGGCGGCGATCTCGGCCAGGGCGGCCGGTTGTTCGGGCGCCAGGCATTCGTCGGGTTGAAGAGCGGCTTCGGCACGCTCGCGTTCGGGCGCCAGTACACGATGACCTACCTCGCGCTGCAGGGCGCGGACATCATCGGCCCTGACATCTACGGGCTCGGCTCGTTCGACGCGTACGTGCCGAATGGCCGCGCCGACAACGCGGTGACCTACGTCGGCGCGTATCGCGGCGTGACGTTCGGCGCCGCGTATTCGTTCGGCCGCGACGGCGCGGGCACCGGCAACTCGCCGGGGCAGGGCACGTGCGCGGGGCAGGTGCCGGGCGACGCGGTGCAGTGTCGCAACTGGTCGGTGATGCTCAAGTACGACAGCGCGTACTTCGGTGCGGCGGCGTCGTACGAGGAACAGCGCGGCGGCACCGGCGCGGCCGCGAACTTCTTCGACGGCGTCGCGCCCGTTCCCTTCACCAGCAGCGGCGGCAAGGACGCGCGCACGCACGTGAGCGCGTATGCGCAGGCGGCCGGCGCGAAGATCGGCGCGGGCTGGATCGGGCGGCGCGTGTCGACCGGTTCGCCGGCCGCGGCGGGTGCGCATTCGGATTTGTTCTTCGTCGGCGCATCGTATGCGGTGAAGCCGGATTTCGTCGTCGACGGCGAAGGCTACCGGATCGTCAACAGCGCGCACGACACGCGCGCGACGATGGCCACGCTGCGCGCGACCTATCTGTTGACGAAGCGCACGGCCGTCTATGCGCAATCGTCGTATCTGTGGAACAGCGCGCATGCGCGCTACTCGGTCAGCGGCGGCGGGCCCGGCACGACGCCCGGCGCGGGGATGGGGCAGCTCGGCGCGATGGTCGGCGTGCGGCACATGTTCTGATTCACCGGCGTGACGAACCGAACGGGAGTTATCTTGAACAGGAAATCTGCATTCCTCTGTATTGCGCCGCTGTCCGCCGCCGCGATGCTCGCCGGTTGCGGCGGCGACGATTCGGTGAATTCCGCACCGACGCACCTGAGCGCCGCGACACCGGCCGCGATGGCGCAGACCTGCGACGCGCTCGCCGCGAAGCTCGCGTATGCGAACACGTCGTTCACGTCGGTGACGACCGCGGCCGCCGGCGCGCTCACGGTGGCGGGCAAACCGATCGCCGAGCACTGCGTGATCGCAGGGAAGATGAACGAGCGCGTGAGCACGGTCGACGGCAAGACCTATGCGATCGGCTTCGAAATGCGCTTGCCGAAGGCGTGGAACGGCCGCTTCTTCTACCAGGCGAACGGCGGCCTCGACGGCAACGTCGTGACCGCGACCGGCGAGATCGGCGGCGGCGGGCCGCTGACCGACGCGCTGAACCAGGGCTTCGCGGTGATCAGCTCGGATTCCGGGCACAGCGCCGCGCAGAACCCGCTGTTCGGCCTCGATCCGCAGGCACGCCTCGACTACGGCTACGGCGCGGTCGACGCGCTCACGCCGATGGCGAAGCAGGTGATCCGGCTCGCGTACGGCAAGGCGCCTGATCGCAGCTATTTCGGCGGCTGCTCGAACGGCGGCCGTCACGCGATGGTCACGGCGGTGCGCAACCCGGCCGACTACGACGGCATCATCGCGGGCGATCCGGGCTTTCATCTGCCGAAAGCGGCGATCGGCGAGATGTACGGCGCGCAGCAGTTCGCGAAGATCGCATCGGCGACCGGCTCGAACGGGCTGCCGGATATCCGCAGCGGCTTCAATGACGCGGAGCGGCAGTTCGTCGGCGCGAAGATCCTCGAGAAATGCGATGCGCTCGACGGCGCGGCCGACGGGATGGTGCAGGACGTCGCCGCTTGCCAGGCGCACTTCAGCGTCGATGCGGACATCCCGACCTGCGCGAACGGCACGCGCACGGGCGCATGCCTGACGACCGCGCAGAAGACCGCGCTCGGGAACGTGTTCACGGGCGCTCGCAACAGCGCGGGCCAGGCGCTCTATGCGGGCTTTCCGTACGATCCGGGCATCGCGGGCGGCGGCTGGGCCGCGTGGAAGCAGTCGAATTCGATCACGCTCGACCCGGCCGCGATGGCGTTCACGTTCATGTCGCCGCCAAAAACCGCCGCGGCGCTCGCGAACCTGCCCGGTTTCGCGCTCGGCTTCGACATGGATAACGACGCGCCGGCGATCTTCGCGACCAGCGGCGTGTACACGCAATCCGCGTGGACGTTCATGACGCCGCCTGACGAAACCAACCTGTCCGCGCTGAAGGCGCGCGGGGCGAAGCTGCTCGTCTATCACGGCACCGGTGACCCGGTGTTCTCGTTCGACGACACGCGCGACTGGTACGCACGGGTCGCGCAGGCGAACGGCGGCGATGCGTCGGATTTCGCGCGCTTCTATCCGGTGCCGGGGATGAACCACTGCTCGGGCGGGCCGGCGGCCGACCAGTTCGACCTGCTGACGCCGCTCGTCGCGTGGGTCGAGCAGGGGCAGGCGCCCAATGCGGTGGTGGCCACCGCGCGCGATGCGACGAACGTGGCGCCGAATGCTGACGTGCCCGCGTCATGGGGCGCGGGACGTACGCGGCCGCTGTGTCCGTATCCGCAGGTGGCGCGCTACAACGGGTCGGGCGACGTGAATTCGGTGGCGAGCTTCAGTTGCCGCTGACGTAGCCGTCGATGGGAGGTGGCCGGCGCATGCATTCGTGCGCCGGTCGCCTCATGTGTGCAACCGCTCACTTACTCGCCCGGCTCGACCGGCACCTCGAGCCCGACCTTCACGCGGCTCATGCTCACCAGCGTCTTGAACCGCTTCACGTTGTTGTTCGCGAAGAACAGCTCGCGCGTGAGCGCGTTGTACTGATCCATGTTGCGTACGGCCAGGATCAGCACGAAATCCCATTCCCCCGTCACGTAGTAGCACTGCTGGATCTGCGGGCAGCGCTCGAAGGTGCGCTTCATCGCGTCGAGCTGGTCGATCTGCTCGCTTTCGACCTCGACGTTGACGACGATCGTCAGCGGATGATCGACCTTGTCCGGCGCGACGACAGCGGTGTAGCGCTCGATCACGCCTTCGTCCGCGAGCCGTTTCAGGCGCCGGTTCACGGCCGCGGTCGACAGGTTGACGCGCGCGCCGAGCTCGCTTTGCGGCGTCTGCGCGTCGCGCTGGATTTCCATCAGCAGCTTGCGATCGAACGCATCGAGTGGGGTGGTCATGATGGCGCGTGAAACCTCGAAAGAATGAGAAATTTTTGCGTGGCAGTCGCTAATTTGGCGATTTTATTGACCCGCATGCGCAATATTATTTTTCGAACCGGCGGCGCGTGCAACCCGTGCGCGCCCGACCCGAACCGACTCACGGAGTGCTGCCCGCGATGCTGATCGCCAACCCCCGCGCCTCGCGCGCCGCCTATCCCCACGCGCTGCGCCGCGTGATGAACATGGCATCGGCCGACGAAAGCGGCGCGTGGCTGTCGCACTGGCCGCTCGTCGGCAACGCGCGCACGCCGCTGCGCGCGCTGCCGGATCTCGCCGCGCGGCTCGGCGTCGCGAGCGTCAGCGTGAAGGACGAGTCGTGCCGCTCGCCGCTCGGCAGTTTCAAGGCGCTTGGTGCGCCGATCGCGCTGGTGCGGCTCGTGAAGCGCCTGCGACGCCCGCAGGATCTCGATCCGCAAGGGCTCGTCACCGGCCGCTACGCGGCGGAACTGGCCGACCTGACGGTGATCAGCGCGACCGACGGCAATCACGGCCGCGCGCTCGCCGCCGCCGCGCGTGCGATCGGCTGCGGGTGCGTGATCGTGCTGCACGCGAACGTCGACGCCGAGCGCGAACGCGCGATCTCCGCGTACGGCGCGCGGATCGTGCGCATCGAGGGGAACTACGACGAGTCGGTTGTCTGCGCGGCGCAGCTTGCGCAGGCGAACGGCTGGTATGTCGTGTCCGATACGTCGTACGACGGCTACGAAGCGATTCCGCGCGACGTGATGCAAGGCTATGGCGTGATCGCCGCCGAGGCCGCCGCACAGGCGGCGCAGGACGACGGGCGCCCGTTCACGCATGTGCTGCTGCAGGGTGGCGTGGGCGGCCTCGCCGCGGGCGTCGCGAGTTACCTGTGGGAGCGCGACGGCGTGCAGCGGCCGCGTTTCATCGTCGTCGAGCCGCGCCAGGCCGATTGCCTGTACCAGAGTGCGCTCGCTGGGCGCGCGTCCAGGGCGACCGGCAGCGTCGATTCCGTGATGGCGGGGCTCGCGTGCGGCGAGGCGTCGCCGCTGGCGTGGGACTTCCTCGAGATGTGCATCGACTACTTCATGCTGATCGACGACGAAGACGCCGTGCAGGCGATGCGCGGCCTCGCGGCCGGCAGCGGTCGCGACGTGCCGCTCGTGGCGGGCGAATCGGGCGCGGCCGGCGTCGCGGGGCTCGAGGTGCTGATGCGCGACCCTGCGCTCGCACGGCAGGTGGGGCTCGATGCGCACTCGCGCGTGCTGGCGATCAATACGGAAGGCGCGACGGCGCCGTCCGTGTACCGGAACTGCGTCGGCGAAACGGCCGATGCCGTGCTCGCGCGGCAGCGCGCCTGGCAGGACCGCGCGGCAGTGGCGGCCTGAACGACATCCCGACCGATCCCGATCGACCACGACTGACGAGGCCAACGCCATGGACGCAACCGAAGAAAGCACGCTGCAGGGGCAACTGAAGACCTGGCGCCGCCACTTGCACCAGCATCCGGAGACGGGGTTCGAAGAGGTGAACACGTCGGACTACGTCGCGCGCATCCTGACGACGCTCGGGCTCGACGTGCATCGCGGGATCGGCGGCACGGGGCTCGTCGCGAACCTGACGGCCGGCACCGGCAAGCGCGCGATCGGCATCCGCGCGGACATGGACGCGCTGAACATCGCCGAGCACGCGCCGGGCCGCGAACACGCGTCGCGCACGCCCGGCAAGATGCATGCGTGCGGGCACGACGGCCACATGTCGATGGTGCTCGGCGCCGCGCAGCTGCTGGCCGAGCGCAAGGATTTCGACGGCACCGTGCGTTTCATTTTCCAGCCGGCCGAGGAGCACGGCCGCGGCGCGAAGGCGATGATGGCCGACGGGCTGTTCGAGCGCTTTCCGGTCGACGCGATCTTCGGCGCGCACAACATGCCGGGCATGCGCGCGGGCACGTTCTCGACGCGTGCGGGCGGCATCATGGCGAGCGAGGACAATTTCGTGATCCGGATCGACGGGCGCGGCACGCATGCGGCGCGCCCGCACATGGGCATCGATCCGATCGTGATCGGCGCGCAGGTCGTGTTCGCGCTGCAGACGATCGTGTCGCGCAATCTCGATCCTGGCCAGCAGGCCGTGATCTCGTGCACGGAGTTCATCACCGACGGGCTGCGCAACGTGCTGCCGTCGACGGTGACGATCAAGGGCGACACGCGCAGCTATTCGCGCGACGTGCAGGCGCTGCTGGCCACGCGGATGCGCGAGATCAGCGAAGGGATCTGCCGCACGCACGGCGCGACCTGCATGTTCGAGTACACGCACGAGTTCGCGCCGACGGTGAATTCGCCGGAATGGGTCGACACGGCCGTGCGGGCCGCGGCGCAGGTGGCGGGCGCGGAGAACGTGGACGCGAACGTCCAGCCG
Coding sequences within:
- a CDS encoding M20 aminoacylase family protein is translated as MDATEESTLQGQLKTWRRHLHQHPETGFEEVNTSDYVARILTTLGLDVHRGIGGTGLVANLTAGTGKRAIGIRADMDALNIAEHAPGREHASRTPGKMHACGHDGHMSMVLGAAQLLAERKDFDGTVRFIFQPAEEHGRGAKAMMADGLFERFPVDAIFGAHNMPGMRAGTFSTRAGGIMASEDNFVIRIDGRGTHAARPHMGIDPIVIGAQVVFALQTIVSRNLDPGQQAVISCTEFITDGLRNVLPSTVTIKGDTRSYSRDVQALLATRMREISEGICRTHGATCMFEYTHEFAPTVNSPEWVDTAVRAAAQVAGAENVDANVQPMMISEDFGAFLQAVPGNFVFIGNGEAAGRGGVPLHNAGYDFNDEILSIGARYFEAVARQALKAA
- a CDS encoding tannase/feruloyl esterase family alpha/beta hydrolase — protein: MNRKSAFLCIAPLSAAAMLAGCGGDDSVNSAPTHLSAATPAAMAQTCDALAAKLAYANTSFTSVTTAAAGALTVAGKPIAEHCVIAGKMNERVSTVDGKTYAIGFEMRLPKAWNGRFFYQANGGLDGNVVTATGEIGGGGPLTDALNQGFAVISSDSGHSAAQNPLFGLDPQARLDYGYGAVDALTPMAKQVIRLAYGKAPDRSYFGGCSNGGRHAMVTAVRNPADYDGIIAGDPGFHLPKAAIGEMYGAQQFAKIASATGSNGLPDIRSGFNDAERQFVGAKILEKCDALDGAADGMVQDVAACQAHFSVDADIPTCANGTRTGACLTTAQKTALGNVFTGARNSAGQALYAGFPYDPGIAGGGWAAWKQSNSITLDPAAMAFTFMSPPKTAAALANLPGFALGFDMDNDAPAIFATSGVYTQSAWTFMTPPDETNLSALKARGAKLLVYHGTGDPVFSFDDTRDWYARVAQANGGDASDFARFYPVPGMNHCSGGPAADQFDLLTPLVAWVEQGQAPNAVVATARDATNVAPNADVPASWGAGRTRPLCPYPQVARYNGSGDVNSVASFSCR
- a CDS encoding Lrp/AsnC family transcriptional regulator produces the protein MTTPLDAFDRKLLMEIQRDAQTPQSELGARVNLSTAAVNRRLKRLADEGVIERYTAVVAPDKVDHPLTIVVNVEVESEQIDQLDAMKRTFERCPQIQQCYYVTGEWDFVLILAVRNMDQYNALTRELFFANNNVKRFKTLVSMSRVKVGLEVPVEPGE
- the mhpT gene encoding 3-(3-hydroxy-phenyl)propionate transporter MhpT, giving the protein MNTYVAEKSTVATTLALCFAIALLEGLDLQSVGVAAPRMAREFGLSVSQMGIAFSAGTFGLLPGAMLGGRLADRIGRKRVLIASVVLFGLLSIATAQVSTFAMLVVVRVLTGIGLGGAMPNLIALSSEAVEPRSRSSAVATMYCGIPFGGVIASVIGVLLAGDTEWRHIFYVGGVGPLLLVPLLVWFLPESRAYLDVAGTPAARTSVARTLFGDGRTTSTVALWVSYFCTLIVLYFLLNWLPSLMASRGLDRAHVGLVQIAFNVGAGLGALGIGAALDRMRASRVVGGMYVGIVLSLAALAAAPGFASLAAAAFAAGMFVVGGQSVLYALAAIYYPTAMRGTGVGAAVAVGRLGSVVGPLAAATLLAAGRSAPVVIGASIPVTLVAAFAAFVLIRRPQAGD
- a CDS encoding porin; this translates as MKTKTRNGLLAAGACCAFAAPVAHAQSSVTLYGIIDTGVEYVSHANAAGDHVVRMPGVTGELPSRWGLRGTEDLGGGYQAVFTLESGFNVRGGDLGQGGRLFGRQAFVGLKSGFGTLAFGRQYTMTYLALQGADIIGPDIYGLGSFDAYVPNGRADNAVTYVGAYRGVTFGAAYSFGRDGAGTGNSPGQGTCAGQVPGDAVQCRNWSVMLKYDSAYFGAAASYEEQRGGTGAAANFFDGVAPVPFTSSGGKDARTHVSAYAQAAGAKIGAGWIGRRVSTGSPAAAGAHSDLFFVGASYAVKPDFVVDGEGYRIVNSAHDTRATMATLRATYLLTKRTAVYAQSSYLWNSAHARYSVSGGGPGTTPGAGMGQLGAMVGVRHMF
- a CDS encoding diaminopropionate ammonia-lyase; translated protein: MLIANPRASRAAYPHALRRVMNMASADESGAWLSHWPLVGNARTPLRALPDLAARLGVASVSVKDESCRSPLGSFKALGAPIALVRLVKRLRRPQDLDPQGLVTGRYAAELADLTVISATDGNHGRALAAAARAIGCGCVIVLHANVDAERERAISAYGARIVRIEGNYDESVVCAAQLAQANGWYVVSDTSYDGYEAIPRDVMQGYGVIAAEAAAQAAQDDGRPFTHVLLQGGVGGLAAGVASYLWERDGVQRPRFIVVEPRQADCLYQSALAGRASRATGSVDSVMAGLACGEASPLAWDFLEMCIDYFMLIDDEDAVQAMRGLAAGSGRDVPLVAGESGAAGVAGLEVLMRDPALARQVGLDAHSRVLAINTEGATAPSVYRNCVGETADAVLARQRAWQDRAAVAA